CTGGTGAGGATGGTACTGAACCTAATCCTGAGCGCGATCCAAACGGTTTACTGCTAACCAATGACCTAGAACGCGGTACAACTGTTGCCAATCATACTGGAGATGATGTTCCGATCGCTGTCCAAGGACCTGGAGCCGGATTATTCACTGGTGTCATGGATAACATCGAAGTCTTCCAACGCATGGCTGCTATTATCTCTGGCGTGAGAAACCGTCAAGACTTAGCTACTGGTAGACCATCAATTACTGCGACGGAGACTGAATCATGACATCAAGTAAACCAAGCTCAACTATGTTCAAACTCAAAAAATTACTGCGTTCCAAGCAAATGCGGTTAGTATTGGGTGTAGTCATTGCAGTAACAGTTTTTGCCGTACTGACTCTACAACCTACCCTAGCGTTTCGGGCGCAGCCGCAAGGAGACAGTTTACTCTATGGTAAATTAGCCGACTCTCGTGCTGTACATGGTGGTCATGGCGTAGTGGCAAATGCCAAGGTCACAATTAACTCGATTCCACCACAAACAACTCGTACCGATGACCAAGGTCAATTTTGGTTTAAAGGATTACGAGATATTCATTATGTCCTCAAGGTAGAACTACCTTATGATCGCAGCAACATTTACTCTTTATCTACTAGAGTGCATGGTCAAACAGGTAAATTTTTCGAGATTGGTGATGACGTACAACATAATCACGAAATCGACTACTAATGATGTTTCTTTAGGTTGACACGAATTTGTAGCGAGAAGCTGGGAAAAATTAAACCCCAGCTTTTTAATTAAGTTCCAGGTAGCGATCGCAAATGCTCATCAAGGTGAGTTCGATCAGCTAAAGCATGAAGCAGTGGACCATGCGTTCCAAATTCTACAATACTAAGAGAACCCACAGGACATCCCAAGCGATAACGAAAGCGCCCAACATCGATTCCGAGTAAGCTACATAACATGATGCGAATCGTTGCTTTATGCGAAACGACGAGAATATTGCCACTGTGATAGCGATTTTTGATTTCCTCGATAACTTGCATCGCGCGCGAAGCGATCGCCACAGCTAACTCACCACCCGTCGGCGGATACCACGCTGGATCTGCTGACCAGCGAATATAATCATCA
This sequence is a window from Chroogloeocystis siderophila 5.2 s.c.1. Protein-coding genes within it:
- a CDS encoding carboxypeptidase-like regulatory domain-containing protein, with amino-acid sequence MTSSKPSSTMFKLKKLLRSKQMRLVLGVVIAVTVFAVLTLQPTLAFRAQPQGDSLLYGKLADSRAVHGGHGVVANAKVTINSIPPQTTRTDDQGQFWFKGLRDIHYVLKVELPYDRSNIYSLSTRVHGQTGKFFEIGDDVQHNHEIDY
- a CDS encoding histidine phosphatase family protein — encoded protein: MAISLYFLRHGQTECSRNNAFCGAIDPDLTPEGLEMAQAFATAYCHTSWDAVFSSPMQRTIATAKPLCEVIGIDPQLRDGLREINFGKWEGLSVDTVARDYHDDYIRWSADPAWYPPTGGELAVAIASRAMQVIEEIKNRYHSGNILVVSHKATIRIMLCSLLGIDVGRFRYRLGCPVGSLSIVEFGTHGPLLHALADRTHLDEHLRSLPGT